One stretch of Armigeres subalbatus isolate Guangzhou_Male chromosome 2, GZ_Asu_2, whole genome shotgun sequence DNA includes these proteins:
- the LOC134208748 gene encoding putative methyltransferase C9orf114: MKPTGNSSNKNIPKKLTERQKIERKEFKRKKKQDRLLKRVQREFEQVERDKAAAVEVKAEVVAEKDFVSTLSIAVPGSILDNAQSAELRTYLAGQIARAACIFQVDEVVVFDDCGTGDQATEKLGTVDTSEGSTSARRCCVQLARILQYLECPQYLRKFFFPIHNDLKFCGLLNPLDSQHHLRQASEFQFREGIVTNKPTKNDKSSFVNVGLLNDVLVDTHLDPGVRVTVKMPSGVDLKSKKIRAKVVPPSQPRQETGIYWGYTVRIANSLSQVFTKSPYKGGYDLTIGTSDTGTNVQELEPNSLKYKHSLVVFGGVLGLEPALDNDNKLNIDDVEQLFDQYLNTVPRQGSRTVRTEEAILISLAALGEKLEPVIKPKQFTSFDAIPQSQDTGIQQYAFNENTRKKPAPITESVQKQSTDHSNVAPSAEDDMSRFD, translated from the exons atgaaaccaaccgggaattcctcaaatAAGAACATTCCGAAGAAGTTAACGGAACGGCAAAAGATCGAACGGAAAGAATTCAAACGGAAGAAAAAGCAGGATCGTTTGCTAAAACGGGTTCAGCGGGAGTTCGAACAGGTGGAGCGCGACAAGGCCGCTGCGGTGGAGGTCAAAGCCGAAGTGGTAGCGGAGAAGGACTTTGTTTCAACGTTAAGCATTGCCGTCCCCGGATCGATATTGGACAATGCCCAATCGGCGGAGCTAAGAACCTATCTGGCCGGTCAGATTGCACGGGCGGCATGCATCTTCCAAGTTGATGAGGTAGTGGTCTTTGATGACTGTGGAACTGGTGATCAGGCGACGGAAAAATTGGGCACAGTTG ACACATCCGAAGGAAGTACATCTGCCCGCCGCTGTTGCGTTCAGTTAGCTCGCATTCTCCAGTACCTAGAATGTCCCCAATATCTGAGGAAGTTCTTTTTCCCCATTCACAACGACTTGAAATTTTGCGGACTACTCAATCCGCTTGATTCGCAACACCATCTCCGTCAAGCGAGTGAATTCCAGTTCCGCGAGGGAATTGTTACCAACAAACCCACCAAAAACGATAAATCCTCGTTCGTCAATGTGGGTTTATTAAACGATGTGCTGGTGGACACTCATCTGGATCCGGGGGTACGCGTCACAGTTAAAATGCCCTCGGGTGTggatttgaaatcgaaaaagaTTCGAGCAAAAGTGGTACCACCGTCGCAGCCGCGACAGGAAACCGGAATTTATTGGGGTTACACCGTTCGAATAGCTAACTCCCTGTCACAGGTTTTCACGAAGAGTCCCTACAAGGGAGGATATGACCTTACTATTGGCACATCCGACACAGGCACCAACGTTCAAGAGCTTGAGCCGAATAGCTTGAAATACAAGCATTCTCTTGTAGTGTTTGGGGGTGTTCTTGGATTAGAACCAGCATTAGATAACGACAACAAGCTCAACATCGACGACGTGGAACAGTTATTCGATCAATATTTGAACACGGTTCCGCGCCAGGGGTCCAGAACAGTGCGAACAGAAGAAGCCATTCTGATATCGCTGGCAGCTCTTGGAGAGAAGCTGGAGCCTGTTATCAAACCGAAACAGTTCACAAGTTTTGATGCGATTCCACAGAGTCAAGACACTGGAATTCAGCAGTACGCCTTCAATGAGAACACTCGTAAAAAACCAGCACCTATCACGGAATCGGTTCAAAAGCAATCAACAGATCATTCTAATGTGGCTCCATCAGCAGAAGACGATATGTCAAGGTTTGATTAG
- the LOC134208744 gene encoding condensin complex subunit 3, which produces MAPRKRKIKVVVPVSSPDKAKFSVAVIQTILNAQENETSHAKLIKELKNIYPSVAHESFMKSYIQSLKGAMQHDETNEYANNRLKLCAKFIADPDHSEQDITHPIIITAFDWLLNTISPAAIVRFRICQFVNLVLNAMGPEASLDDDICDKILRYMLERMRDVAPNVRVQAVLALQRLQNPDDPEDCVFRTYIYHLDTDPSPKVRQTIISSLGRNYRTIPYIIERLWDVEERVRRHTYLQMSSYPVKQYKVAQRLTFLEQGLNDHSEAVRKVVKNVMIPQWFESYQKDYVAFVKALKIDADEKELKRFRTTGKLALFEIFSKYGIADAMTMLGMREDDKTVPLENLTIETAVCWQALLEFLQKTESDELDSLMVDLSTFCNYIKVFAETPTACNYIRLLAEDPSMITDKLQKMYFQSMLQILLEIVDSYDFGDEFGRETLKKILAEVLCCCELDEDNVKIILSIFERLIGDVETRFKFFVDLVNSVLEPSRTDVSNSSRSLVEEYLEKNPDKSLQMKISRLRLTIMDLKEQEMEKVNRKDYAGAQKVAEELNVANEEYATLLKPILLEVSSTSEGSSLFRESMLRSKKITNATINKCLQISFYLVNSSTVQSLTPIVCDLYKTFINRYVESAEIATRDWALRCSVAFSMLYDGLSKETFQLLYHQFFRNHCTRIWQTSIEGIFELMDHYGFEHFDVESKKDESRKNTRQLYNTMDYLDQEDEANTSSTGTGVNLMRMMTHFFETCEDNVICSAIVDGFCRLILHGHCTSQDIMSKLLLKYFNPTTEPKTQQILGIFFECLIKKKRQEILQKALLHTLFTILEAPNDSPLQEVKPEHVVKFVIDSTKPVFCSPGLNPHNTIAISFLQIMLDNLNYKDLLKLLSKELLTLEISDDAVLKNDIIHCIDQILQEQTLDPKIVKNLNDFKEMLHGTYRESLTFSSSRAPPAAAPEEHDPDHLSDPDEPPEVALDEEEQPKDPKEVPQINKSSLQKDDSVLTQSSPAKPATEPTPASPIVPQTPTTFGTDNASGMKSLRKSMNVSDRNVSRNVFKVPDANATKKLHQKKQKAIAQKSKPDDESETGGSDESPESPESEEADTAMEESFAIPSTQDISGVSTIDGDSSILHLEIPETQQPMEGHSTPTQRTPSKRKISHGSTEEEDDDVVDTSPNVVTNRRDRSMIIPAVSAKSMAKSFSAAKAEQPRTRHTARKEIINAKVMTRKSLTDVTTASRGSKRGSLTGIEPLEPSPPARRKNRSSASDESGTSKKIDDKLTPSAAKTKRLETSNEKNDSAEKSASKERTNKSKKSDDNSKESEERPKQSLQKSKASAEKSKELAEKSKKSNKKSKDSTEKLTESAEKSKEPSETALSKNKTSTTKKADKTRTDSPALRTSRRNLNKGETTAPSSSKKDSEKEPTAKKDPQDKRKSVPERVSTRKSLEKPKTPSSEKPEKTSTRSASKAVPPSASEKSSSTRQKAAQGSPSTSTPTNKSQSGTTKNQVKRTIATRRSKGSISSSPAATLSVSSVGSQDSSTSTSPVRNKRVAVTPLSGESAITTRSTSTPTRPARKAAKK; this is translated from the exons ATGGCTCCCAGAAAACGTAAAATTAAAGTGGTCGTCCCGGTCAGTTCGCCTGACAAAGCAAAGTTTAGTGTTGCCGTAATACAGACCATTCTGAACGCGCAAGAAAACGAAACAAGCCACGCAAAGCTGATCAAGGAACTGAAGAACATCTATCCGTCG GTCGCCCATGAGTCTTTCATGAAGTCCTATATCCAATCGCTTAAAGGTGCCATGCAGCATGACGAAACCAACGAATACGCAAACAACAGACTTAAACTTTGTGCCAAATTCATCGCTGATCCCGATCACAGCGAGCAGGATATTACCCATCCGATTATCATAACGGCGTTTGATTGGTTACTAAACACCATTAGCCCTGCTGCAATAGTCCGTTTCCGTATTTGTCAGTTCGTTAATCTGGTGCTGAACGCTATGGGACCGGAAGCTTCTTTGGATGACGATATCTGCGATAAAATTCTGCGATACATGTTGGAGCGGATGCGCGATGTCGCGCCGAATGTGCGCGTCCAAGCCGTGCTGGCCCTGCAAAGATTACAAAACCCGGACGACCCCGAAGACTGCGTTTTTAGAACGTACATCTACCATCTGGATACAGATCCATCTCCGAAGGTTCGCCAAACGATTATTTCATCGCTGGGGCGCAACTACCGTACCATTCCGTACATCATCGAGCGGCTGTGGGATGTGGAAGAACGTGTCCGTCGGCATACGTACCTGCAGATGAGCAGCTACCCGGTTAAACAGTACAAGGTGGCGCAGCGTTTGACATTTCTGGAGCAAGGGCTGAACGACCATTCGGAAGCGGTCAGGAAGGTGGTCAAAAACGTGATGATTCCCCAGTGGTTCGAATCGTACCAGAAGGACTATGTGGCGTTTGTTAAGGCGCTGAAGATCGATGCCGACGAAAAGGAGTTGAAACGCTTCCGTACTACTGGGAAACTTGCGCTGTTTGAGATTTTCTC GAAATATGGAATTGCAGATGCTATGACCATGTTGGGTATGCGTGAGGACGATAAAACCGTCCCACTGGAAAACCTAACGATAGAAACTGCAGTTTGCTGGCAGGCTTtgttggaattccttcagaaaacggAATCTGATGAGTTGGATAGCTTGATGGTCGATCTGTCTACGTTCTGCAACTACATCAAAGT ATTCGCCGAGACTCCTACTGCATGCAACTATATTCGTTTGCTGGCGGAAGATCCTTCTATGATCACcgacaaattgcaaaaaatgtaCTTCCAATCGATGTTGCAAATCCTGTTAGAAATTGTGGATTCTTATGATTTCGGTGATGAATTCGGTCGAGAAACGTTGAAGAAAATCCTGGCAGAGGTTCTTTGCTGTTGTGAGCTGGACGAGGACAATGTGAAAATCATTCTGTCGATTTTCGAACGACTGATCGGAGATGTTGAAACACGGTTCAAATTCTTTGTCGATTTAGTCAACAGCGTACTGGAGCCGTCTCGAACCGATGTGTCTAACTCGTCGCGTTCGCTGGTAGAGGAATATCTTGAAAAGAACCCTGACAAGAGCCTCCAAATGAAGATCTCTCGGCTTCGGCTGACGATTATGGACTTGAAAGAACAAGAGATGGAAAAGGTCAATCGAAAGGACTACGCTGGTGCACAAAAAGTAGCCGAAGAGCTGAATGTAGCAAACGAAGAATATGCCACACTGTTGAAACCAATTTTGTTGGAGGTTTCATCCACTAGCGAAGGAAGTTCCCTGTTTAGGGAATCAATGCTTAGATCTAAGAAGATCACTAATGCAACCATTAACAAATGCTTGCAGATATCGTTCTATCTCGTAAACAGCTCAACAGTGCAATCGCTAACGCCGATTGTATGCGACCTGTATAAAACATTCATCAATCGTTACGTCGAATCCGCTGAGATTGCCACCAGAGATTGGGCCCTACGATGTTCGGTTGCGTTCAGCATGTTGTACGATGGATTATCAAAAGAAACGTTCCAATTGTTGTACCATCAATTTTTCCGTAATCACTGTACAAGAATCTGGCAGACTTCGATTGAGGGCATTTTTGAGCTCATGGACCATTACGGATTCGAACATTTCGATGTCGAATCAAAGAAGGACGAATCAAGAAAAAACACGCGCCAACTCTACAACACAATGGACTATTTGGACCAGGAGGACGAAGCCAATACTTCGAGCACCGGAACGGGTGTAAATTTGATGCGCATGATGACTCACTTTTTCGAAACATGCGAGGATAATGTTATTTGCTCGGCCATCGTTGATGGTTTCTGTCGGTTGATTCTGCATGGTCACTGCACTTCGCAAGACATCATGTCAAAATTGTTGCTCAAATATTTCAATCCAACTACCGAACCGAAGACTCAACAAATCTTGGGCATATTTTTCGAGTGTTTGATCAAGAAGAAACGACAAGAAATTTTACAAAAGGCTTTGCTGCATACGTTGTTTACTATATTGGAGGCGCCAAACGACAGCCCCCTGCAAGAAGTAAAACCGGAACACGTGGTGAAGTTTGTCATCGACTCTACCAAGCCGGTTTTCTGCAGCCCGGGATTAAATCCGCACAATACGATCGCTATATCTTTTCTGCAG ATTATGCTGGACAATCTTAACTACAAGGATCTGTTAAAACTACTCAGCAAGGAGCTTTTAACTTTGGAAATATCAGACGACGCAGTACTTAAGAATGACATCATCCATTGCATCGATCAGATTCTTCAAGAGCAAACACTCGATCCTAAAATTGTCAAGAATCTAAATGACTTTAAAGAGATGCTTCATGGCACCTATCGCGAGTCACTGACATTCTCCTCATCTCGCGCACCACCGGCTGCTGCACCCGAAGAACATGATCCCGATCATCTTTCAGACCCTGATGAACCTCCAGAAGTAGCCTTAGATGAAGAGGAACAACCCAAAGACCCTAAAGAAGTGCCTCAGATCAACAAGTCTTCTCTTCAAAAAGATGACAGTGTACTAACACAATCTTCTCCGGCCAAACCAGCGACGGAACCTACCCCAGCTTCGCCGATCGTGCCACAAACTCCAACCACATTTGGCACTGACAATGCATCTGGAATGAAATCGCTGCGCAAATCGATGAATGTTTCCGATAGAAATGTGTCCAGGAACGTATTCAAAGTTCCGGACGCCAACGCCACTAAGAAGCTGCACCAAAAGAAACAGAAAGCAATCGCGCAAAAGAGTAAACCCGACGATGAATCCGAAACGGGCGGAAGCGACGAATCACCAGAATCGCCAGAAAGTGAAGAAGCTGACACCGCAATGGAAGAATCGTTTGCAATTCCTTCTACGCAGGACATTTCTGGAGTTTCAACCATCGATGGAGATAGCTCTATTTTGCACTTGGAAATTCCAGAGACGCAGCAACCCATGGAAGGACACAGCACTCCAACCCAGAGGACACCTTCGAAGAGAAAGATTTCTCACGGTAGTACAGAAGAGGAGGATGACgatgttgtcgatacatctccAAATGTTGTG aCAAATCGCCGAGATCGTTCAATGATAATTCCTGCAGTTTCCGCCAAGTCGATGGCGAAGTCGTTCAGTGCCGCAAAAGCTGAACAACCGCGTACTCGCCACACTGCTCGTAAAGAAATAATCAACGCTAAGGTAATGACGCGCAAATCTCTCACGGATGTGACGACTGCCTCGCGCGGATCTAAACGGGGAAGTCTAACCGGTATCGAACCCTTAGAGCCGAGTCCCCCAGCCAGAAGAAAAAATCGAAGCTCTGCTAGTGATGAAAGCGGAACATCCAAGaaaatagacgacaagcttactcCATCAGCTGCTAAAACAAAACGATTAGAGACTAGTAATGAGAAAAATGACTCCGCAGAAAAATCAGCCTCAAAAGAACGGACTAACAAGTCTAAGAAATCCGATGATAATTCTAAAGAATCAGAAGAAAGGCCTAAGCAATCACTCCAAAAATCTAAGGCATCAGCTGAAAAGTCCAAAGAATTAGCTGAAAAGTCCaagaaatcaaataaaaaatccaAGGATTCAACTGAAAAGCTTACAGAATCCGCTGAAAAATCTAAGGAACCTAGTGAAACGGCTTTGAGTAAAAACAAAACGAGTACAACTAAGAAAGCAGATAAAACTCGAACCGATTCCCCTGCTTTACGGACTAGCAGAAGAAATTTGAACAAGGGTGAGACGACAGCTCCTTCTTCATCCAAAAAAGATTCCGAAAAGGAACCAACTGCGAAAAAGGATCCCCAGGATAAGAGAAAGTCTGTTCCGGAAAGAGTATCAACTCGAAAGTCACTAGAGAAACCCAAGACTCCTTCTAGTGAGAAACCGGAGAAAACGTCCACTCGTTCAGCATCTAAAGCAGTCCCGCCATctgcatcagaaaaatcttcctCGACCCGCCAGAAAGCCGCACAGGGTTCACCCTCAACATCGACCCCTACGAATAAATCGCAAAGTGGCACCACCAAAAATCAAGTGAAACGCACCATTGCCACCCGCCGTTCCAAGGGCAGCATTTCCAGTTCACCGGCAGCAACGCTCTCGGTTTCCTCCGTTGGCAGTCAGGATTCGTCAACGTCAACGAGTCCTGTGCGAAACAAACGGGTAGCGGTGACGCCTTTGAGTGGCGAAAGTGCCATTACTACGAGGAGCACTTCCACCCCAACACGTCCTGCCCGGAAAGCGGCCAAGAAGTAG